One part of the Candidatus Zixiibacteriota bacterium genome encodes these proteins:
- a CDS encoding arginine deiminase family protein: MIKLEIILISTEAIVGWPTLELQIIKFGFMSQVFINFREKEIPKMHYGCQSMIDQLKVVLVRRPDASFAVDDPQLWGYPSSPNMLLAQQEHDKFVDILNDVGVKVLYHDEDLVDCADAIFVRDPAIIISDGAIIFQMAKKLRLGEGEGIRRCLEKLGIPILHQFSGDVFIDGGDLVWIDNHTLAVGQGPRTGKAGFDQLEKLLSRHGIQVLPVPFSNALHLASVFCPIHHNIAVVLPNYLPESFTDFLVKRGFNLITLPDEEDDSLGISILTLSPGKCLMLEGNPVTMRRLQSAGCDVMTYQGDEISLKGGGGALCLTQPLLRESKI; the protein is encoded by the coding sequence ATGATAAAACTTGAAATTATCTTAATTTCAACCGAGGCTATAGTAGGTTGGCCGACTTTGGAATTACAAATAATTAAGTTTGGATTCATGTCCCAAGTATTTATAAATTTCAGAGAAAAGGAGATACCCAAAATGCACTACGGTTGTCAAAGCATGATCGATCAACTCAAAGTAGTCTTGGTTCGCCGTCCTGATGCTTCATTCGCAGTTGATGATCCCCAGCTATGGGGCTATCCGTCAAGCCCAAATATGTTATTGGCACAGCAGGAACACGATAAATTTGTTGATATATTAAATGATGTGGGCGTGAAGGTTCTTTACCATGATGAGGATCTGGTTGATTGTGCAGACGCAATCTTTGTGCGTGATCCCGCAATTATCATATCCGATGGAGCTATAATTTTCCAAATGGCAAAAAAACTCCGCCTCGGTGAAGGAGAAGGCATTCGCCGATGTCTGGAAAAGCTGGGTATTCCAATTCTCCATCAATTTTCAGGAGATGTATTTATTGACGGCGGGGATTTGGTTTGGATTGATAATCATACTTTAGCGGTTGGACAGGGTCCACGTACAGGAAAAGCCGGATTTGATCAATTGGAAAAACTATTATCGCGCCACGGAATTCAAGTACTGCCGGTTCCCTTTTCTAATGCGCTGCATCTTGCATCGGTTTTTTGCCCTATCCATCATAACATAGCGGTTGTCTTGCCAAATTACCTGCCCGAGTCGTTCACCGATTTTCTTGTAAAACGCGGATTTAATCTTATTACTTTACCAGATGAGGAAGATGACTCGCTTGGAATCAGCATTTTAACTTTATCACCCGGCAAATGTCTCATGCTGGAAGGAAATCCTGTTACGATGCGACGACTGCAGTCTGCTGGTTGCGACGTTATGACGTATCAGGGAGATGAAATATCTCTAAAAGGAGGAGGGGGGGCGCTATGCTTAACGCAGCCGCTGCTCCGTGAATCGAAAATTTGA
- a CDS encoding HEAT repeat domain-containing protein, which produces MKKHFLISILLAVSPGLSLPVNAKLTQETVDSMFVIASSGAMKYRDMVQPTIDDMAGYGVEIVPFLIDKLGTIDARERVTLRQILAKIGKPAVPLLNDALLTVEDSLQLSRVSLILFYIPDSSSVENLLKVKDHSYYWVRYQTIRALGKIGDRRGLDAIKEALQDENELVRTMAAVSAGRMVDDEELFDILVPVLDDKYYGVRFSAYEALKNLDCEVKKKYIFKYIDDDNSHFKESYLARIIAEDSCEYNVEKIKAHCQGTYINSFMFQALWKFDCEAAMELMRMSIMTDSNTRSIMKRESYIDHLKPGLTSCDEKEEAATDSR; this is translated from the coding sequence ATGAAAAAACATTTTTTGATTTCAATATTGTTGGCAGTGTCGCCTGGTCTGTCTTTACCGGTAAATGCCAAACTAACGCAGGAGACGGTCGATTCGATGTTTGTTATCGCGTCGTCGGGAGCGATGAAATATAGGGATATGGTTCAGCCGACGATTGATGATATGGCCGGATACGGCGTCGAGATCGTTCCGTTTTTGATAGACAAGCTGGGGACGATAGATGCCCGCGAGCGAGTGACTCTGAGGCAAATCCTTGCAAAGATCGGAAAACCGGCAGTACCGCTTTTGAACGACGCGCTTCTCACCGTCGAGGATTCATTGCAATTGTCGCGGGTGTCGTTGATACTTTTTTATATACCCGATTCATCTTCGGTGGAAAATCTGCTGAAAGTCAAAGACCATTCGTATTACTGGGTACGGTATCAGACGATCCGGGCGCTGGGGAAAATCGGTGATCGGCGGGGCTTGGACGCGATTAAAGAGGCACTACAGGACGAGAATGAACTGGTGCGGACGATGGCGGCTGTATCGGCGGGGCGGATGGTTGATGATGAAGAGTTGTTCGACATTCTCGTTCCGGTATTGGATGATAAATACTACGGCGTCCGTTTTAGCGCGTATGAGGCGTTAAAGAACTTGGATTGTGAAGTGAAGAAGAAATATATATTTAAATATATTGATGATGACAATTCGCATTTTAAGGAATCATATTTGGCCCGGATTATTGCCGAAGATAGTTGCGAATATAATGTCGAAAAAATAAAAGCACATTGTCAGGGCACTTATATAAATAGCTTTATGTTTCAAGCCTTATGGAAATTTGATTGTGAAGCAGCCATGGAGCTTATGCGTATGAGCATTATGACCGATAGTAATACTCGTTCGATAATGAAACGCGAGTCATATATAGATCATCTGAAGCCAGGTCTAACTTCCTGTGATGAAAAAGAAGAAGCGGCTACAGACTCTCGATAA
- a CDS encoding ribonuclease H-like domain-containing protein, with translation MKKKKRLQTLDKFYDLPGDDFTGDENLPKLAEILGAEIIQIDGSIVLKIVDDLDIFPYSDLKDIHDHLGSDLYQNWHFNTGGDESNYNPERFVFFDTETTGLSGAGMVVFLCGFGYFHKNCFRVVQYFLPDYPHESLFLKLSSEYLTPETILVTYNGKSFDWPMISGRYTINRMDVPEIGDHIDVLHPARSLFRRLGEDCTLITLEKYLLSFDRGEDIPGYLIPTRYFDYLYDRQPGLIPEIIRHNRLDVISLALVTRYIPEVLIRPERTNSVALMEGVINHFFKNKRFEQLLEYVKYIRRGYMDESSLVTQLQYSLTLKKVGYLDEASQIWKNSESRLDDPQVFKHLLELAKYQEHTEKDPVAASEVVELMLNLEMTATQKKQLIHRKKRLIGRCLRISSKS, from the coding sequence ATGAAAAAGAAGAAGCGGCTACAGACTCTCGATAAGTTTTATGATTTGCCGGGAGATGATTTTACCGGCGATGAGAATCTTCCCAAGTTGGCCGAAATTCTCGGGGCGGAAATCATCCAAATCGACGGAAGCATCGTTCTCAAAATTGTCGATGACCTCGATATTTTTCCGTACTCAGATTTAAAAGATATTCACGATCATCTTGGTTCCGATCTTTATCAAAATTGGCATTTCAATACCGGCGGAGATGAGTCGAATTATAATCCAGAGCGGTTTGTTTTTTTCGATACCGAAACGACCGGGCTTTCGGGTGCGGGGATGGTGGTGTTCTTGTGCGGATTCGGGTATTTTCATAAAAACTGTTTTCGCGTCGTGCAATATTTTTTGCCCGATTATCCTCATGAATCATTGTTTCTAAAATTATCATCCGAGTATTTGACGCCTGAAACGATTCTTGTAACTTACAATGGTAAATCATTCGACTGGCCAATGATATCGGGGAGGTATACGATTAACCGCATGGATGTTCCCGAAATCGGCGATCATATCGATGTTTTGCATCCGGCCCGATCGCTGTTTCGCAGGCTGGGGGAAGACTGCACGCTGATTACTCTCGAAAAATATCTCTTATCGTTTGACCGGGGCGAGGATATTCCCGGATATCTTATCCCGACCAGGTATTTCGATTATCTCTATGATCGTCAGCCGGGATTGATTCCCGAAATTATCCGGCATAATCGTCTGGATGTAATTTCGTTGGCGCTTGTAACGCGGTATATTCCCGAAGTACTCATTCGCCCCGAGAGAACGAATTCGGTGGCATTAATGGAAGGGGTTATAAATCATTTTTTCAAGAACAAGCGATTTGAACAATTGCTTGAATATGTTAAATATATCCGCCGGGGTTATATGGATGAAAGTTCATTAGTAACTCAATTGCAATATTCATTAACCTTAAAAAAGGTGGGGTATCTGGATGAGGCCAGTCAGATTTGGAAAAATTCCGAATCCCGATTGGACGATCCGCAGGTTTTCAAGCATTTATTGGAATTGGCTAAGTATCAAGAGCATACGGAGAAAGACCCGGTTGCGGCGTCGGAGGTGGTCGAATTGATGCTCAATTTGGAGATGACAGCGACTCAAAAAAAACAGTTAATTCATCGGAAAAAACGACTAATAGGCAGGTGCCTGCGAATATCCTCTAAATCTTAA
- a CDS encoding HDOD domain-containing protein translates to MSEEQIFNLLKDNRELASLPQVLAEVIRVADDENSTANALADVILKDPSLTARLLRIVNSPFYGLAREITTVNQAVVAMGLRAVKAMALSTGLYHKFDIKNSIVNRVHFWRHSLEVAIACREIANICTYRPAEEAFVAGLMHDLGVLVLQANFPDQFKRIWKLVEAGENQIKLEEAAWSTNHARVAKFLLDQWKIPRFIGEAIAGHHDDVHDENSIPSDRLGQIVCLGNLISRFKVCQTPPLDKSDVEKVDYLSQTLGIGPTVLSELQERIMKMLVQESEFLDIQIGSPIDLLEAANSLIYKQYILVESVLRENRKMQAQIARDQMKKAALDSLKTITATLSHYINNASATILGRAQLVELAVSKGTITDDNNTAANSMDVIIKSVETISLVLEELKEMSSFDTTVYHDETSILDIEDKLRNQIAKIEADKRITAKSK, encoded by the coding sequence ATGTCGGAAGAACAGATATTTAATTTGCTAAAGGACAACCGGGAGCTTGCTTCGCTGCCGCAGGTGTTGGCGGAGGTCATTCGCGTCGCTGATGATGAGAATTCTACGGCTAACGCTCTGGCCGATGTAATCCTGAAAGATCCATCCTTAACGGCTCGACTTTTGAGAATCGTCAATTCTCCGTTCTACGGGCTGGCCCGGGAAATTACGACCGTGAACCAGGCGGTGGTAGCGATGGGTTTGCGGGCAGTCAAGGCAATGGCATTATCGACGGGGCTTTATCATAAATTTGATATCAAAAATTCGATTGTAAATCGGGTTCATTTCTGGCGGCATTCACTGGAGGTCGCGATCGCCTGCCGGGAGATTGCCAATATTTGCACCTATCGCCCGGCCGAAGAAGCGTTTGTGGCCGGTCTGATGCATGATCTGGGAGTTTTGGTTCTTCAGGCGAATTTCCCTGACCAATTCAAACGAATCTGGAAACTGGTCGAAGCCGGTGAGAACCAGATTAAGCTTGAGGAAGCGGCCTGGAGCACCAATCATGCCCGGGTGGCCAAGTTTCTTTTGGATCAGTGGAAGATACCGAGATTTATCGGCGAAGCTATCGCCGGACATCATGATGACGTTCATGATGAAAATTCAATACCGAGCGATAGGTTGGGACAGATTGTCTGTCTCGGAAATCTGATTTCAAGATTCAAGGTTTGCCAGACTCCGCCGCTTGATAAGTCTGATGTCGAAAAGGTTGATTATTTATCACAGACTCTGGGGATAGGTCCGACCGTTCTGTCCGAGTTGCAGGAACGGATAATGAAGATGTTAGTCCAGGAATCGGAGTTTCTCGATATCCAGATCGGTTCGCCGATTGATCTTTTGGAAGCCGCCAATAGTTTGATATACAAGCAATATATTCTGGTGGAATCGGTCCTGCGGGAAAACCGGAAAATGCAGGCCCAGATTGCCCGCGACCAGATGAAAAAAGCGGCCCTCGATTCGTTGAAAACAATAACGGCAACTCTATCGCATTACATCAATAACGCCTCGGCGACTATTTTGGGGCGGGCGCAGTTGGTGGAGCTGGCTGTATCCAAAGGAACCATAACCGACGATAATAATACCGCCGCCAATTCAATGGATGTAATTATAAAATCGGTGGAGACGATTTCGTTAGTACTGGAAGAACTTAAAGAGATGTCGAGTTTTGATACGACCGTTTATCATGATGAGACGTCGATTCTCGATATCGAGGATAAGCTGCGAAACCAGATAGCCAAAATCGAAGCCGATAAGAGAATTACCGCCAAATCGAAATAA
- a CDS encoding ABC transporter permease, whose product MHYIKSAIRNIWKNKSYSIISMIGLSVGLSCCFALFIFVNHELSFDSFHSRSNEIYRVVEEMRSSDGFFRTRPYTGTPLAPLVEAEVPSVEHAIRISLWEGLIKYEENCFREKHVCFADPAFFDLFSFPILTGDSAKSLSSPNSVLISDKMAKKYFGEENPTGKTIIFENAINLTVTGIIDVIPANSHLQFDFVASFSTLENAYQGWSNHWDSRTATYLLLNDKESSPLITERLNILADKYRNNADKKVVYSLESVKDIHLRWDTNSEKLYIFAALAISILIIAIVNYINISTALIFDRLRGISMRKILGAKTRHIVYQFFVESFIITILGSLIALLFMNLFQTSFGLLSETGRQISFWGDTNAFLIVGLVTVLTGIVTGICPALVLSSNISLKIFGANRTGKKSTSRTRSGLVIFQFSCTVILLFAVLTVNKQYNLLMNKDLGYNKSGLIVIPIGIDEAYKKQRILKSEMIKLANVTGVAAASKSPAETDCNALSYASEEDRNLKVVPTLWIDSSFIKTMGVRLKDDQIAYDMDCGFILNESARKYLNLIMDNNLKTRLRAFAGSSSEGEPWYDNEVIGVVQDFHFRYLRNSLQPLIMVLDDSRCNYLLVRVNDSNNDNTIIGMQNIWKDIVGLNVPFEYSVLSDDLNNLYGSENKSVKILTYSSILSILIAALGLLGLSAFTVRHRMKEICIRKVLGASVISIISLLVRKYLLLVTISNLIALPIGFLLLNDWLKNFVYRVEPGWEIFVTVGILTIAIALVVVTVRTINAANINPAQILKCE is encoded by the coding sequence ATGCATTATATTAAATCGGCGATCCGGAATATATGGAAAAATAAATCATATTCAATCATTTCAATGATTGGGTTATCCGTCGGTCTCTCCTGCTGTTTTGCGTTATTTATATTTGTCAATCATGAACTTTCATTTGATTCATTTCACAGTCGAAGCAATGAAATCTATCGTGTGGTGGAAGAGATGCGAAGCTCCGATGGATTCTTTAGAACTCGTCCGTATACCGGGACACCGCTGGCACCGTTGGTTGAGGCTGAAGTGCCTTCGGTTGAACACGCTATTCGAATATCGCTATGGGAAGGATTGATTAAATACGAAGAGAATTGCTTCAGAGAAAAACATGTTTGTTTTGCCGATCCTGCTTTTTTTGATCTGTTTTCTTTTCCTATTCTCACCGGTGATTCTGCAAAGTCCCTTTCTTCGCCAAACTCTGTATTGATTAGCGATAAAATGGCAAAAAAATATTTTGGCGAGGAAAATCCGACCGGGAAGACCATAATTTTTGAAAACGCCATAAATCTTACTGTAACCGGAATCATTGATGTAATTCCAGCCAACTCGCATTTGCAATTTGATTTTGTGGCATCATTTTCCACGCTCGAAAACGCTTATCAGGGGTGGTCCAATCATTGGGATTCACGCACGGCAACATATTTGTTATTGAATGATAAAGAGTCATCGCCTCTTATAACTGAGCGCCTGAATATTTTGGCAGATAAATATCGAAATAACGCCGATAAGAAGGTTGTCTATTCATTAGAATCCGTTAAAGATATCCATCTCCGGTGGGATACCAATTCCGAAAAGCTATACATCTTCGCGGCTTTGGCAATCAGTATCCTGATTATTGCCATCGTCAATTATATCAATATTTCAACGGCTCTGATCTTTGATAGATTACGCGGTATCAGTATGCGGAAGATTCTGGGTGCGAAAACACGCCACATCGTATATCAATTTTTCGTGGAGTCATTTATCATTACCATTTTGGGATCGCTCATTGCGTTATTATTCATGAACCTTTTTCAAACTTCGTTTGGGTTGTTATCTGAAACGGGCCGTCAAATAAGTTTTTGGGGTGATACCAACGCATTTTTAATTGTTGGTCTGGTGACAGTATTAACCGGAATTGTTACGGGGATATGCCCGGCCCTGGTATTATCATCGAATATTTCCCTCAAGATATTCGGTGCCAACCGAACTGGCAAAAAATCAACATCCCGAACAAGATCAGGATTGGTTATTTTTCAATTTTCATGTACTGTCATTTTACTTTTTGCCGTACTAACCGTCAATAAACAGTATAATTTACTTATGAATAAGGATCTGGGTTATAATAAGAGCGGGCTAATTGTGATCCCTATCGGTATTGATGAGGCATATAAAAAACAACGAATCCTCAAATCGGAAATGATTAAACTTGCCAATGTAACGGGAGTGGCCGCCGCATCAAAAAGTCCCGCTGAAACTGACTGCAACGCTTTGTCATATGCTTCCGAGGAAGATAGGAATCTGAAGGTTGTTCCCACCCTCTGGATCGACAGTTCATTTATCAAGACAATGGGTGTCAGATTGAAGGATGACCAAATCGCATATGATATGGATTGCGGATTTATCCTGAATGAATCCGCCCGCAAGTATTTAAATTTGATTATGGACAATAATCTAAAAACACGATTAAGAGCTTTTGCGGGATCATCATCGGAGGGAGAACCCTGGTACGATAATGAAGTAATCGGGGTTGTACAGGATTTCCATTTTCGATACCTTCGGAACAGTTTGCAGCCCTTGATAATGGTTTTAGATGATAGCCGATGCAATTATCTTTTGGTCAGGGTAAATGATTCAAACAATGACAATACAATTATTGGGATGCAAAATATTTGGAAAGATATTGTAGGCCTGAATGTTCCTTTTGAGTATTCAGTGCTTTCCGATGATTTAAATAACCTATACGGTTCAGAGAACAAAAGTGTAAAAATCTTAACCTATTCAAGTATCCTTTCGATTCTTATCGCGGCCCTTGGATTGTTAGGGTTGTCTGCATTTACGGTTCGGCACCGAATGAAAGAAATCTGTATTCGAAAGGTATTAGGCGCTTCAGTAATAAGCATAATCTCACTGCTGGTCCGCAAATATTTGTTATTGGTGACCATTTCAAATTTAATAGCATTGCCTATTGGGTTCCTGTTATTAAATGACTGGTTAAAAAATTTCGTATATCGCGTTGAACCCGGATGGGAAATATTTGTAACGGTTGGAATATTGACTATCGCAATTGCGCTCGTGGTCGTGACTGTCAGGACAATTAATGCCGCGAACATTAATCCGGCACAAATCCTGAAATGTGAATAA